The genomic window CGGAAGTAGCCGCCGTGCATGCTCTTCATCCGGGTGACGTAGGACTGCAGGACGCGCTCGCGCTCGGCCGCAGTGGGGCGCGCCAGCGCCTGGAGGATGGTCTCGGCAGCCGCGAGGCCGGCCTCCAGGGCGTAGTCGATGCCCTCGCCGTTGAAGGGGTTGACCATGCCGCCGGAGTCACCGACGAGCATCAGGCCGCGGTCGTAGAGCGGCTGGCGGTTGAAGGCCATCGGCAGCGCAGCCGCCGTGATGTCACCGGACATCGTGTCGGCGTTGATGCCCCACTCGGACGGCATCGTCTCGACCCAACGACGCATGACGTCCTTGTAGTCGGTGCGGCCGAAGGCCTCCGAGGTGTTGAGCACGCCCAGACCCACGTTGCTACGACCGTCACCGAGGCCGAAGAGCCAGCCGTAGCCGGGCATGAGGATGTTCTCCCCCTTCGGCGTCGTCGACCACAGCTCGAGGTGGCTCTCGAGGTACTCGTCGTCGTGGCGAGGGGTCTCGTAGTAGGCCCGCACGGCGACCGCCATCGGCCGGTCCTCGCGCTTCTCGCGCCCCATCTTCACCGAGAGCCGGGAGGAGACACCGTCCGCGGCAACCACGACCGGGGCGTAGTAGGCCTCTCGCTCGCCGGTGGCCCGGCCGCGCTGGTCGACGACCTTGGCGGTGACACCGATGATGCGGTCCTGCTCGTCGAGGATCGGCTCGGCGACGTTGCGGCCCTCCAGGAGGGTGGCGCCGCTGGAGGCGGCGTGGCGGGCCAGCACCTCGTCGAGGTCGGCTCGCGCCCGCACCATGCCCTGGCCCGGGAAGGAGGCGACGTCCGGCCAGTCGAGCTGGAGGGTCATGCCGCCGCCGATGATCCGCAGCCCCTTGTTGTGGGCCCACCCGTCGGTCTCCGACATGGGCAGCCCCAGGTTGATCAGCTGGCGGACCGCTCGCGGGGTCAGTCCGTCGCCACAGATCTTGTCGCGGGGGAAGAGCGCCTTCTCCAGCAGGACGACGTCCTTGCCGGCCTTGGCCAACCATGCCGCTGTCGCGGACCCACCGGGGCCGGCCCCGACGACGATGACGTCGGCGGTGCGGCCATCACCGGCCGCGGGCAGTGCACTGGTCACGAATTGGTTCCTCGGAGGCTTGTGAAGGATTTCACGATCGCGGGGAAGCCTACCC from Janibacter cremeus includes these protein-coding regions:
- a CDS encoding geranylgeranyl reductase family protein; protein product: MTSALPAAGDGRTADVIVVGAGPGGSATAAWLAKAGKDVVLLEKALFPRDKICGDGLTPRAVRQLINLGLPMSETDGWAHNKGLRIIGGGMTLQLDWPDVASFPGQGMVRARADLDEVLARHAASSGATLLEGRNVAEPILDEQDRIIGVTAKVVDQRGRATGEREAYYAPVVVAADGVSSRLSVKMGREKREDRPMAVAVRAYYETPRHDDEYLESHLELWSTTPKGENILMPGYGWLFGLGDGRSNVGLGVLNTSEAFGRTDYKDVMRRWVETMPSEWGINADTMSGDITAAALPMAFNRQPLYDRGLMLVGDSGGMVNPFNGEGIDYALEAGLAAAETILQALARPTAAERERVLQSYVTRMKSMHGGYFRLGAQFAKLIGKPEIMRLAMKYGLPRETLMKFMLKLMANLPEEKGGGVDDRLVRLMTRMAPNA